One genomic window of Limanda limanda chromosome 16, fLimLim1.1, whole genome shotgun sequence includes the following:
- the LOC133021844 gene encoding RNA-binding motif, single-stranded-interacting protein 1: MIFANTGNPLRTPYRKQSLFAPSSYPMAPPSPSTNSSSSSTAGWDQLSKTNLYIRGLSPSTTDHDLVKLCQPYGKIVSTKAILDKTTNKCKGYGFVDFDSHNAAQKAVAALKTTGVQAQMAKQQEQDPTNLYISNLPLSMDEQELENMLKHFGQVISTRVLRDSSGTSRGVGFARMESTEKCDAVISHFNGKFIKTPAGFPVPSEPLLCKFADGGQKKRSQNKFGQSYRGWARDSDSRLLGMTLTYDPSAAALQNGLFPQAYSISNRMIAQTSMSPYMSPVSTYQMQNPSWMPHQQYIMQHPGTVLSPSMDPSMSLQPTSMMAPLAQQMSHLSMGNAGTFMAANTAMQGAYIPQYAHMQTAAVPLEDNGGQSQLDSSRNHSPYPYQQTK, encoded by the exons ATGATTTTCGCCAATACTGGAAACCCGCTGAGGACTCCGTACCGcaaacag TCACTGTTTGCCCCATCGTCATACCCTATGGCTCCACCCAGCCCGAgcaccaacagcagcagcagcagcactgcaggCTGGGACCAGCTCAGCAAGACAAACCTCTACATCCGAGGCCTGTCCCCTTCAACCACAGATCATGACCTGGTCAAGCTCTGTCAGCC GTATGGTAAAATTGTATCAACAAAGGCTATCCTGGACAAGAccacaaacaaatgtaaag GATATGGCTTTGTGGACTTTGACAGCCACAATGCAGCCCAGAAAGCTGTGGCTGCCCTGAAGACGACTGGTGTCCAAGCTCAGATGGCAAAG CAACAAGAGCAAGACCCCACCAACTTATATATCTCCAACCTGCCTCTGTCTATGGacgagcaggagctggagaacaTGTTGAAGCACTTCGGTCAGGTCATATCCACACGTGTCCTGAGAGACTCCAGTGGAACCAGCAGAGGAGTGGGCTTTGCCAG GATGGAGTCAACTGAAAAATGCGATGCAGTCATTTCTCACTTCAACGGAAAGTTTATAAAGACACCTGCAGGTTTTCCAG tGCCCTCTGAACCCTTGCTGTGCAAGTTTGCTGATGGAGGGCAGAAAAAAAGAAGTCAGAATAAATTTGGACAGAGTTATCGGGGCTGGGCAAGAGACAGTGACTCCAGACTG CTTGGAATGACACTCACTTACGATCCCAGTGCAGCTGCCTTGCAGAATGG ACTTTTCCCACAAGCATACAGTATTTCAAACAGGATGATTGCTCAGACGTCCATGTCTCCTTACATGTCTCCGGTTTCAACATACCAG ATGCAGAATCCATCCTGGATGCCTCATCAACAGTACATCATGCAGCACCCA GGTACAGTGCTATCGCCATCTATGGACCCATCCATGTCACTGCAGCCTACTTCCATGATGGCCCCCCTTGCGCAGCAGATGAGTCACCTCTCGATGGGCAACGCAGGAACG TTTATGGCTGCCAACACAGCTATGCAAGGAGCTTACATCCCACAGtatgcacacatgcagacagcCGCTGTTCCTCTGGAG GACAATGGGGGACAGTCACAATTGGACTCCTCCAGAAACCACTCCCCATATCCATACCAACAAACCAAGTAG
- the cd302 gene encoding CD302 antigen — translation MEPVSRKHHVGSVWRCVVFLLSLQLKLGLTGDCPADGRTWVPLQDRCYHFIHGQEDKIKSYTFERAKSLCQGFELLTIQSVEENDFVIKYSPEVWKGNVNVWLGMYYDTSSDDMRWFGEDPVGFTNWEDSSSPSDLVPLDTCVTLHSNTGKWENVSCLDEVENGVICESVQKPEEAKQKASVLLTALVILSVVAIMGVSAVIWFLHQKHNLGSTLFTAFEYHPPFRVLETDQSCLVEAEENDSVP, via the exons ATGGAGCCTGTGAGCAGGAAGCACCATGTTGGATCCGTGTGGCGCTGCGTCGTCTTCCTGCTGAGCCTCCAGCTGAAGCTCGGCCTGACGGGAG ACTGCCCTGCAGATGGACGCACCTGGGTGCCCCTTCAAGACAGATGTTACCACTTTATTCACGGACAGGAGGACAAAATCAAAAGCTACACTTTTGAAAGAGCAAAATCCCTCTGCCAAGGGTTCG AGCTTCTGACCATACAGAGTGTGGAGGAAAATGACTTTGTCATTAAATATAGCCCAGAGGTGTGGAAAGGCAATGTCAACGTGTGGCTGGGAATGTATTATGACACAAGCA gtgatgacatgaGGTGGTTCGGCGAGGACCCCGTGGGATTCACTAACTGGGAGGACAGCTCGTCTCCGTCAGACCTCGTGCCCCTGGACACGTGCGTGACCCTGCACAGCAACACGGGAAAATGGGAAAATGTCAGCTGCCTGGACGAGGTGGAGAACGGTGTGATCTGTGAGAGCGTTCAGA AACCAGAGGAAGCCAAGCAGA AAGCCAGCGTGCTGCTGACGGCCCTGGTCATTCTCAGCGTGGTGGCTATCATGGGAGTCTCAGCCGTTATTTGGTTCCTGCACCAGAAGCACAATCTTGGCTCCACCCTCTTCACGGCATTTGAGTACCACCCTCCGTTCCGAGTCCTGGAGACGGACCAGTCCTGCCTGGTGGAGGCCGAGGAGAACGACAGTGTGCCGTAG